In one window of Desulforhabdus amnigena DNA:
- a CDS encoding tetratricopeptide repeat protein, whose product MKTLKSPMMVLLAMILMGSAVVAAEKKQNTRPPASGFAGSVSCRGCHERFYQLWSTSLHGLAMQPYTPEFAKARLTQQQNAVVIGEFKYQADLKGGVVIETAPKGKKKYPIEHVLGGKNVCYFLTPFPKGRLQTLPVAYDLNKREWFDTAASGIRHFPAGETDRPVHWKESPYTFNTACYSCHVSQLLTNYDLKTDRYKTTWAEPGINCESCHGPSVEHNRVFRETPEGRKLQDPKIISWKNFTPEQKNAACSICHAKMSVIAENFEPGDRFFDHFDLATLEDPDFYPDGRDLGENYTYTSWMMSPCGKAGTLHCVICHTSSGRYRFKADEKANEACMPCHEKNVKDAPVHTHHKEGSAGNKCISCHMPMTSFARMNRTDHSMLPPTPAATLAFKSPNACNICHTDKDAAWADRVVREWRPRDYQAPLLARASLVDAGRRRDWSKLPEMLSYVMSKDRDEVFATSLIRIIPASGDPRVVPVLIEAIEDPSPLVRSAAAAALQNVPTKETVQALVDATGDDYRLVRVRAAASLAGYQNIPLDDAQKKTVESATREYLSSILSRPDQWSSHYNMGNYYMDRGDIKSALASYDTALKLEPHALRAMVNESMAYARLGENRKAGDMLRKALKMAPDNAEANFNMGLLKAEENDTQGAERHLKAALKADPQMAQAAYNLCVILSRDRIDEAIGFCRQATELRPGEPRYAYTLAFYQEQKGDSGSAAMVLEDLVDRIPVHSDSYLLLGSIYEKQGKKEEAERIYKRALETKGIPDIYKYSIAVRLNSLKQENEP is encoded by the coding sequence ATGAAAACATTGAAATCGCCCATGATGGTTCTTCTCGCCATGATTCTTATGGGTTCAGCAGTGGTGGCGGCTGAAAAGAAACAGAACACACGCCCGCCTGCCTCCGGTTTTGCCGGTTCGGTGAGCTGTCGGGGATGTCATGAGAGATTTTATCAGCTCTGGTCTACGTCGTTGCATGGCCTCGCCATGCAGCCCTATACGCCTGAATTTGCCAAAGCCCGGCTTACTCAGCAGCAGAATGCAGTGGTGATCGGGGAATTTAAGTATCAGGCCGATCTCAAAGGCGGTGTGGTCATTGAAACGGCTCCAAAGGGGAAAAAGAAGTATCCGATCGAACATGTCCTCGGCGGAAAGAATGTTTGTTACTTCCTGACGCCTTTCCCTAAGGGGAGACTCCAGACCCTGCCGGTTGCCTATGATCTGAACAAGAGGGAATGGTTCGATACGGCTGCCAGTGGAATACGCCACTTCCCGGCAGGGGAGACGGATCGGCCGGTTCACTGGAAGGAATCGCCCTACACCTTCAACACCGCGTGTTACTCCTGCCATGTGAGTCAGCTCTTGACGAACTATGATCTCAAGACCGACAGGTACAAGACTACCTGGGCGGAACCGGGCATCAATTGTGAGTCTTGCCACGGCCCCTCGGTAGAGCACAACCGGGTTTTCCGGGAGACCCCCGAGGGACGGAAGCTCCAGGATCCCAAGATCATCAGTTGGAAGAATTTCACACCTGAGCAAAAAAACGCTGCATGCTCCATATGTCATGCAAAGATGTCCGTAATCGCGGAAAACTTTGAGCCGGGTGATCGATTCTTCGACCATTTCGATCTCGCGACGCTGGAGGACCCCGACTTTTACCCCGACGGTCGAGACCTGGGAGAGAACTACACGTACACCTCATGGATGATGAGTCCATGTGGCAAGGCCGGGACACTCCATTGTGTAATCTGCCATACTTCGAGCGGCCGCTACCGGTTTAAAGCCGACGAGAAGGCAAACGAGGCCTGCATGCCCTGTCACGAGAAAAACGTGAAGGATGCACCGGTTCATACGCATCACAAGGAGGGGAGTGCGGGAAACAAGTGCATCTCCTGCCACATGCCCATGACCTCCTTTGCTCGAATGAACCGGACCGACCACTCGATGCTGCCGCCCACACCCGCGGCGACACTTGCCTTCAAGTCGCCGAATGCCTGCAACATCTGCCATACCGATAAGGATGCCGCCTGGGCCGACAGGGTCGTCCGTGAATGGCGCCCGCGGGACTATCAGGCGCCGCTGCTCGCACGGGCATCTCTCGTTGACGCCGGGCGCAGGCGGGACTGGAGCAAGCTTCCGGAGATGCTGAGCTACGTGATGAGCAAGGACCGTGACGAGGTTTTTGCGACATCGCTCATCCGTATCATCCCGGCTTCCGGGGACCCTCGGGTCGTTCCGGTGCTGATCGAGGCCATTGAGGACCCTTCGCCCCTTGTGCGCTCTGCAGCTGCCGCCGCCCTGCAAAATGTACCCACGAAAGAAACCGTGCAAGCCCTTGTAGATGCGACCGGGGATGACTATCGCCTCGTTCGTGTTCGGGCTGCCGCGTCTCTTGCAGGATATCAAAACATTCCCCTGGATGATGCTCAAAAGAAAACTGTCGAATCAGCAACCAGGGAGTACCTCTCCTCGATCCTCTCCCGCCCAGACCAGTGGAGCTCCCATTACAATATGGGCAACTACTACATGGATCGCGGTGACATCAAGTCGGCCCTTGCCTCGTATGACACGGCCCTGAAGTTGGAGCCGCATGCGCTGCGGGCCATGGTCAACGAATCCATGGCGTATGCCCGCCTGGGCGAGAACCGGAAGGCAGGCGACATGCTTCGGAAGGCATTGAAGATGGCGCCCGACAATGCTGAGGCAAACTTCAACATGGGGTTGCTCAAGGCCGAAGAGAACGACACGCAGGGGGCGGAGAGGCATCTCAAAGCGGCACTCAAAGCCGATCCCCAGATGGCCCAGGCGGCGTACAACCTCTGCGTGATTCTCTCCAGGGACCGTATCGATGAGGCGATCGGTTTCTGCCGGCAGGCAACGGAGCTCAGGCCCGGCGAGCCCAGGTACGCTTATACCCTGGCATTTTATCAGGAGCAGAAAGGAGACAGCGGGAGCGCAGCCATGGTGTTGGAGGACCTTGTAGACAGGATTCCCGTTCACTCAGATTCCTATCTCCTTCTTGGCAGCATCTATGAAAAGCAGGGGAAGAAGGAAGAAGCAGAGAGGATCTACAAAAGGGCATTGGAGACCAAGGGGATTCCGGACATCTACAAGTATTCCATTGCGGTGCGGCTGAATTCGCTGAAGCAGGAGAATGAACCATAG
- a CDS encoding DUF2092 domain-containing protein, with translation MKRIKLGMLFAWVLTLLLVGAPLHAQEGGTADMEKSGEQAMAVAKRMAEFLSKAQSFSVTVDTGFDVVQDSGQKIEFGEIRNIVLRRPDHLRIDETKRNGVKGGMMFDGKDLVVFNLKANVYATDARTDKPGTVDEAIAHFINDLDMRLPLAELVDSNLPKMLEAGVREAAYVEQSQIAGVPCDHIALRGKKADLQLWVAQGDQPLPCRLVITYTREDGRPQYWAQFSDWNLSPKAPNSLFVFTPPKGAVKIAFSPRMIQPVGTGMKEGK, from the coding sequence ATGAAGAGAATAAAATTAGGGATGTTGTTTGCGTGGGTTCTAACTCTGTTGTTGGTTGGTGCACCCTTGCATGCTCAGGAAGGCGGCACTGCTGATATGGAAAAGAGCGGGGAGCAGGCGATGGCTGTCGCAAAGCGGATGGCTGAGTTCCTGTCCAAGGCCCAGAGCTTTAGTGTTACTGTGGATACCGGGTTCGATGTGGTTCAGGATTCCGGACAGAAGATCGAGTTCGGCGAAATACGGAACATAGTGCTCCGCCGCCCTGACCATCTTCGCATCGACGAGACGAAGCGCAACGGTGTAAAGGGCGGAATGATGTTCGACGGTAAGGACCTTGTCGTCTTCAACTTGAAGGCAAACGTCTATGCGACGGATGCCAGAACCGACAAACCCGGAACGGTGGACGAGGCCATTGCCCACTTCATCAATGATCTCGATATGCGGCTGCCCCTGGCCGAGCTGGTGGACAGCAATCTACCCAAGATGTTGGAGGCTGGCGTGCGCGAAGCCGCCTACGTCGAGCAGTCACAGATTGCGGGCGTTCCCTGCGACCACATAGCGTTGCGTGGGAAGAAGGCGGACTTGCAGTTGTGGGTTGCGCAGGGTGATCAACCCCTGCCGTGCCGACTCGTGATTACTTACACTCGTGAAGACGGCCGCCCGCAGTACTGGGCTCAGTTCAGTGACTGGAATCTCTCACCCAAGGCCCCCAATTCGTTGTTTGTCTTTACACCGCCCAAGGGCGCGGTGAAGATTGCGTTTTCCCCACGGATGATTCAGCCCGTAGGAACAGGAATGAAAGAAGGGAAATAA
- a CDS encoding OmpP1/FadL family transporter, translating into MKSLLFCTFALGIFLKFVSGMAWAGGLIVYENDSPTTGTASAGWAALADDASTSFTNPAGMTRLDRSQLLVGAQPMIITSEFNSGPYTRLAGGGGEGGNAGGVLPSLGGYYVHSLSDCFKLGIGSLSYFGAAIDYGDTWVGRYRVEKSTFLTAALSPSAAYRVNDWFSVGAMFNVVYGYLSNDVGINNLQDSLSDGKLQYKDEDFGFGGGVGVLFEPTRSTRLGVTYYSPVDLTFTDTPSFENTGPILTRLLTQRSLIGSELELDFTIPQWIMMSLYQQVNDKLAFVANFGWQDWSEFGDVDISLTVDPVNPGSLTANLKMQDTYHFALGGQYRIAQPWLLSLGFAYDTSPLSDANRSASLPLDRNIRYAAGIQYDWNKNLTLGLAYEYIDLGSANLAQLGLPAVRGTLQGDYDPNNINVVNLNLVYRF; encoded by the coding sequence ATGAAATCGCTTTTGTTCTGCACCTTTGCTCTGGGAATATTTTTGAAGTTCGTGTCAGGAATGGCCTGGGCGGGTGGGCTGATTGTCTATGAGAACGATTCCCCCACTACCGGTACGGCTTCGGCAGGCTGGGCTGCACTTGCGGACGATGCGTCCACCTCCTTTACCAATCCGGCCGGAATGACCCGTTTGGACCGTTCACAACTGCTCGTGGGAGCGCAACCGATGATTATTACGTCAGAATTTAATTCCGGTCCTTATACGAGGTTAGCCGGCGGCGGCGGTGAAGGAGGCAATGCAGGCGGGGTTTTGCCTTCACTGGGTGGTTACTACGTTCACAGCCTTTCTGATTGCTTCAAACTGGGCATCGGCTCGCTTTCCTACTTCGGAGCCGCAATTGATTACGGCGATACCTGGGTAGGACGGTATCGAGTCGAAAAATCGACTTTCCTAACCGCTGCACTTTCTCCATCCGCGGCATATCGAGTCAACGATTGGTTTTCCGTCGGAGCCATGTTCAACGTGGTGTATGGATATCTGAGCAATGACGTGGGCATCAATAACCTTCAGGATAGCCTTTCGGACGGAAAGCTTCAATACAAGGACGAAGATTTCGGCTTCGGTGGCGGGGTTGGGGTGCTCTTCGAACCGACCCGAAGTACCCGCTTGGGTGTGACGTACTATTCGCCGGTAGATCTTACCTTCACGGACACTCCGTCCTTTGAGAATACGGGGCCGATTTTGACCCGGCTATTGACCCAAAGAAGTCTTATCGGCAGTGAGCTGGAACTGGACTTTACCATTCCTCAATGGATCATGATGAGCCTTTATCAACAGGTCAATGATAAGCTGGCGTTTGTGGCGAATTTTGGCTGGCAGGACTGGAGCGAGTTCGGCGATGTGGATATCTCTTTGACTGTTGATCCCGTCAATCCAGGAAGCCTGACGGCGAACCTGAAAATGCAGGATACTTATCATTTTGCTCTGGGGGGGCAGTATCGAATCGCGCAACCCTGGCTTCTTTCTCTTGGTTTTGCCTATGATACCTCTCCGCTGAGTGATGCCAATCGCTCGGCGTCTCTTCCTCTCGATCGCAACATTCGCTACGCTGCAGGGATCCAGTACGATTGGAATAAAAACCTGACGCTGGGCCTTGCCTATGAATACATAGACCTCGGCTCCGCCAACCTCGCACAGTTGGGTCTCCCGGCCGTGCGCGGAACGCTGCAAGGGGACTACGATCCCAACAACATCAATGTCGTCAATTTGAACCTGGTTTATAGATTTTGA
- a CDS encoding PqiB family protein, translating to MTEEKPAVSQDDLPQAAIVEKRRLPSIVWLIPLVAFLIGVWLVYKTYSEKGPTITIAFETASGLEVGKTRIKYRDVDLGLVDSVDLSKDLSRVVVTAEMRKEIADQLREGTTFWIVEPRLTASGVSGLGTLVSGTYIAMRPGPGKAARKFTGLTEPPVLTVDVPGSRYKLHASKVGSISAGSGIYYRGIQVGQVLGYSLDDDGRGVTFTAFIAAPHDKLVRDRSRFWNASGVDMSLTSSGVTVRTESLQSVLTGGIAFDTAREFSHTEQSPEGKGFPLYESFSQAEEAGFHLRRPFLIYFNGQSLSGLDVGAPVLFYGIKVGQVSDVRIMIDPKTGLIKVPVTVEMEPQRLNFTGAFSMTEAEMESLHWKYMKEWVHKGLRAQLQSGNLLTGQQVIALKFFPKAAPAELDTSGKIPVIPSEPSEFKELSTQASNFLAKLESLPLQELINDLRHTIQSTDRLINSKSVKDAVTSLKEVGPLLDSLKATSDTARKTLAKAETVMTDADRMVGEDSQLRYGLVQMIKELTDTSRAVRTLADTLQRHPEALIRGKEGSKK from the coding sequence GTGACTGAAGAGAAGCCTGCCGTCTCACAGGATGATTTGCCGCAAGCGGCTATTGTCGAGAAAAGACGCTTGCCGTCGATCGTCTGGCTCATTCCGCTGGTCGCCTTTCTCATCGGGGTTTGGCTCGTCTACAAAACCTACTCCGAGAAAGGCCCAACCATTACCATTGCTTTTGAAACGGCCTCAGGCCTGGAGGTTGGCAAGACCAGGATCAAGTATCGTGACGTCGACCTTGGTCTTGTCGATTCGGTTGACCTCAGTAAAGATCTTAGCCGGGTGGTGGTCACCGCTGAAATGCGCAAGGAGATTGCCGACCAACTGCGTGAGGGAACCACTTTCTGGATCGTTGAGCCACGATTGACGGCATCGGGGGTTTCAGGCCTCGGCACTCTGGTTTCCGGCACCTACATTGCCATGCGCCCGGGACCGGGTAAAGCAGCAAGGAAATTCACCGGCCTCACTGAGCCGCCTGTGCTGACCGTGGATGTTCCCGGATCCAGATATAAGCTTCATGCTTCCAAGGTCGGATCGATTTCAGCGGGGTCGGGCATTTATTATCGTGGCATCCAGGTCGGCCAGGTCCTCGGCTATTCTCTCGATGACGACGGCCGCGGCGTTACCTTTACTGCCTTTATCGCGGCGCCGCACGATAAACTTGTCAGGGATCGGAGCCGTTTCTGGAATGCCAGCGGCGTCGACATGTCGCTTACTTCGAGTGGAGTGACCGTCCGTACCGAGTCGCTGCAATCCGTGCTGACCGGCGGTATTGCCTTCGATACCGCTCGTGAGTTCAGCCATACCGAGCAGAGTCCCGAAGGCAAGGGGTTTCCACTCTACGAGTCGTTCAGTCAGGCTGAAGAAGCCGGCTTTCACCTCAGACGGCCATTCCTGATCTATTTCAATGGCCAGTCCCTTTCCGGGCTGGATGTGGGGGCGCCGGTTTTGTTTTACGGCATCAAGGTCGGGCAGGTTAGCGACGTTCGCATCATGATCGATCCAAAAACCGGGCTGATAAAAGTTCCGGTGACGGTCGAAATGGAACCGCAACGGCTGAATTTTACGGGCGCATTTTCCATGACAGAAGCGGAAATGGAGTCTTTGCACTGGAAATACATGAAGGAATGGGTACACAAAGGCCTGCGAGCGCAGTTGCAGTCCGGCAATCTCCTGACCGGACAACAGGTGATCGCTCTCAAGTTTTTTCCTAAGGCTGCCCCGGCGGAGCTTGATACAAGTGGAAAGATCCCGGTTATCCCGTCGGAACCGTCGGAATTCAAAGAACTCAGCACCCAGGCAAGTAATTTCCTGGCTAAACTCGAGTCGCTCCCGCTGCAGGAACTGATAAACGATCTGCGCCATACAATCCAGTCAACGGACCGGCTGATCAATTCGAAATCGGTAAAGGATGCGGTGACTTCCTTGAAAGAGGTTGGTCCCCTGCTCGATAGTCTGAAAGCAACGTCGGATACCGCCCGCAAAACATTAGCCAAGGCAGAGACGGTGATGACCGACGCCGACCGGATGGTCGGTGAGGACTCCCAACTGCGCTACGGCCTGGTTCAGATGATAAAGGAGCTGACGGATACCAGCCGAGCTGTGAGGACCTTGGCGGATACGCTGCAGCGTCATCCGGAGGCATTGATTCGAGGGAAGGAGGGTTCCAAAAAATGA
- a CDS encoding paraquat-inducible protein A, with amino-acid sequence MNLVHAGKRPLIRCQECDELFVVPDAPDKTTVKCARCGAVLYKRNTRSIANAFIFNLTALILLLLANSFPFLSMSIEGSVQTSKLISGALAVYRQGMWEVGLLVLLVMIVVPLAKILTNLYVLAPLHFGRRAPFAEQAARLVELISPWSMAEVFLLGVLVTCVKLADLGTIKVGVALFCFVAMIVAMAAGDAANEPREVWERLERSRPQPLPDPRERKRLLSCHVCHLVCRVDPHTEDESAFCPRCGATLHQRKPDSLNRTWALVIAAAILYIPANVYPVMTVVSFGKPFVNTILGGVQELISSGMWPLAVLVFFASITVPMLKLVGLIFLLISIHRRSRWRPADRTRLYRIIDAVGRWSMVDIFVLAITAALVQMGSIATIVPGVGAMAFASVVVLTIFAAMSFDPRLIWDAAGANRD; translated from the coding sequence ATGAATCTTGTTCATGCAGGCAAAAGACCGTTGATTCGTTGCCAGGAATGCGATGAGCTTTTTGTCGTTCCCGATGCGCCGGATAAGACAACGGTCAAGTGCGCTCGCTGCGGTGCCGTGCTTTATAAACGAAATACACGCAGTATTGCCAACGCATTCATATTCAACCTCACAGCGCTGATTCTGCTGTTGCTTGCCAATAGCTTTCCGTTCCTTTCCATGTCCATCGAAGGGAGTGTGCAAACCAGCAAACTCATTTCCGGCGCATTGGCCGTGTATCGCCAGGGGATGTGGGAAGTCGGCCTGTTGGTTCTTCTGGTCATGATTGTCGTACCCTTGGCAAAGATCCTGACCAACCTGTACGTACTGGCTCCACTCCATTTCGGCCGGCGTGCCCCGTTTGCTGAACAGGCTGCCCGGCTTGTGGAACTGATCAGCCCCTGGTCGATGGCGGAGGTCTTTCTGCTTGGCGTGCTGGTAACGTGCGTGAAGCTGGCAGATTTGGGGACCATAAAGGTCGGTGTTGCTCTTTTCTGCTTCGTTGCCATGATCGTGGCGATGGCGGCCGGCGATGCCGCCAACGAACCGCGTGAAGTTTGGGAGCGGTTGGAACGCTCGCGGCCGCAACCATTGCCCGATCCCCGAGAGCGAAAGCGGCTGCTCAGCTGTCACGTATGTCACCTGGTTTGCCGTGTCGATCCCCACACAGAGGATGAATCGGCTTTCTGTCCCCGGTGTGGTGCAACGCTTCACCAGCGTAAACCGGACAGCCTCAACCGGACCTGGGCACTGGTCATTGCTGCGGCGATTCTTTACATTCCCGCCAATGTTTATCCGGTGATGACGGTGGTCTCTTTCGGCAAGCCTTTCGTCAACACCATTCTAGGCGGTGTCCAGGAACTGATCAGCTCTGGGATGTGGCCGCTGGCTGTGCTGGTCTTCTTTGCAAGCATTACTGTACCCATGCTGAAACTGGTCGGCCTCATTTTCCTTCTCATCTCGATACACCGCAGATCGCGCTGGAGGCCGGCAGACAGGACGCGTCTTTACCGGATCATCGATGCCGTAGGACGCTGGTCGATGGTCGATATCTTCGTTCTTGCAATCACAGCAGCCCTCGTACAAATGGGCTCGATTGCTACAATCGTTCCCGGGGTCGGTGCGATGGCCTTTGCCTCCGTCGTCGTACTGACAATCTTCGCTGCCATGAGTTTCGATCCGCGTCTGATCTGGGACGCAGCTGGAGCCAATCGTGACTGA
- a CDS encoding arylsulfatase encodes MVFIVAALLASMPVMAQQVTGELGSPSATTTIDGKQLPAPDPKFGGVIEEDALKSKAWWAPRIVPPKKAPNILLIMTDDSGFGVPSTFGGVIPTPTMDRIAKTGLRYNNIHSTALCSPTRAALITGRNHHSAGFGVISEQSTGFPGYNSIIPRDKATIGRILKENGYATSWFGKDHNTPAFAASQAGPFDQWPTGMGFEYFYGFVGGDANQWQPNLFRNTTQIYPFEGKPEWNLITGMADDAIDYLNRINQIDPSKPFFLYYVPGATHAPHHPTKEWVEKIQAMHLFDDGWNKLRERIFENQKRLGVIPKDTQLEPWPTKVLKNWDDLTPEEKKLFIKQAEIFAAYEAYTDHEIGRVIQAVEDMGKLDDTLIIYINGDNGTSAEGGPLGTPNEVAFFNGVNQMPVDVQMKWYDVWGTEQTYNHMSAGWSWAFDTPFTWFKQNASKLGGVRQCMAVSWPGHIKDQGGLREQFMHIIDVMPTLLELTGIPAPEYVDGIKQAPIEGTSFAYTFDEKNAKAPSRHKTQYFEMFGQWALYHDGWLLSTQVNRAPWEAFGAANPDPLNNQVLELYDLNKDFSQSQNLADKHPEKVEEMKKMFIEEAKKHQVFPLDASVAARIVAPRPNITAGRTEFVYTCPMVGLPQGDSPMLLNSSYTITADITVPEGGAEGMILTSGGRFAGYGFYLLKGKPVFLWNLIDLKRVKWEGPEALTAGKHTLEFDFKYDGLGIGTLAYNNMSGLGRSGTGTLKVDGKAVQTITLPHTLPMILQWDESFDIGSDTLTGVNDADYLPPFPLTAKLDKLTIKVDRPKLTEEDVKKLENAEAIAVDGSPIHHLQSGPQ; translated from the coding sequence ATGGTGTTCATTGTTGCTGCTTTACTGGCAAGCATGCCGGTCATGGCCCAGCAGGTGACCGGCGAGCTGGGCTCGCCCAGCGCCACCACCACCATCGATGGAAAGCAGCTCCCGGCGCCCGACCCGAAGTTCGGAGGTGTGATCGAGGAGGACGCCCTCAAGTCCAAAGCCTGGTGGGCGCCGCGCATTGTGCCTCCCAAGAAGGCGCCCAACATCCTGCTCATCATGACCGACGACTCGGGCTTCGGCGTGCCGAGCACCTTCGGTGGCGTCATCCCGACCCCGACGATGGATCGCATTGCAAAGACAGGGCTGCGCTACAACAACATCCACTCTACGGCCCTCTGCTCGCCGACACGCGCGGCGCTCATCACCGGCCGCAATCATCATTCGGCCGGCTTTGGCGTGATCTCCGAGCAATCCACAGGCTTCCCGGGCTACAACAGCATCATCCCCAGGGATAAGGCCACCATCGGCCGCATCCTCAAGGAAAACGGTTATGCCACCTCGTGGTTCGGCAAGGACCACAATACGCCCGCCTTTGCCGCCAGTCAGGCCGGTCCGTTCGACCAATGGCCGACCGGCATGGGCTTCGAGTATTTCTACGGGTTCGTGGGTGGCGATGCGAACCAGTGGCAGCCGAACCTTTTCCGCAACACGACGCAAATCTACCCTTTTGAGGGCAAGCCGGAATGGAACCTGATTACCGGCATGGCCGACGACGCTATCGATTATTTGAACCGGATCAACCAGATCGATCCGAGCAAGCCGTTCTTCCTCTATTACGTCCCCGGTGCCACGCACGCGCCGCATCACCCGACCAAGGAATGGGTCGAGAAGATTCAGGCCATGCACCTCTTCGACGACGGCTGGAACAAGCTGCGCGAGCGGATTTTCGAGAACCAGAAGCGCCTCGGCGTGATCCCTAAAGACACCCAGCTGGAGCCCTGGCCCACGAAGGTCCTCAAGAACTGGGACGATTTGACGCCCGAGGAGAAGAAGCTTTTCATTAAGCAAGCCGAGATATTCGCCGCTTATGAAGCCTACACCGACCACGAAATCGGCCGGGTCATTCAGGCCGTGGAGGACATGGGAAAGCTCGACGACACGCTCATCATCTACATCAACGGCGACAACGGCACGAGCGCCGAAGGGGGCCCGCTCGGCACACCCAACGAAGTGGCCTTCTTCAACGGCGTCAACCAGATGCCGGTGGATGTTCAGATGAAGTGGTACGACGTGTGGGGAACCGAACAGACCTACAACCACATGTCTGCCGGCTGGTCCTGGGCCTTTGACACGCCGTTCACCTGGTTCAAGCAGAATGCCTCGAAGCTCGGCGGGGTCCGTCAGTGCATGGCGGTCTCCTGGCCCGGCCACATCAAGGATCAGGGGGGGCTGCGCGAGCAGTTCATGCACATCATCGACGTGATGCCTACCCTCCTCGAGCTCACCGGCATCCCCGCGCCCGAATACGTGGACGGCATCAAGCAGGCGCCCATCGAAGGCACGAGCTTCGCCTACACGTTCGACGAGAAGAACGCCAAGGCACCGTCACGGCACAAGACCCAATATTTCGAAATGTTTGGCCAGTGGGCCCTGTATCACGACGGCTGGCTGTTGAGCACCCAGGTGAACCGCGCGCCGTGGGAGGCCTTTGGCGCCGCCAACCCCGACCCGCTCAACAACCAGGTGCTCGAGCTCTACGACCTGAACAAAGACTTCAGCCAGTCTCAGAACCTCGCCGACAAGCATCCGGAGAAGGTGGAGGAGATGAAGAAGATGTTCATCGAGGAGGCGAAAAAGCACCAGGTCTTCCCGCTGGACGCCTCGGTCGCGGCTCGCATCGTGGCTCCGCGCCCGAACATCACCGCCGGTCGCACCGAGTTTGTCTATACCTGCCCGATGGTCGGCCTGCCGCAGGGCGATTCCCCAATGTTGCTTAATTCCTCCTATACCATCACGGCGGACATCACTGTTCCTGAAGGTGGTGCGGAAGGCATGATCCTGACCTCCGGCGGACGGTTTGCCGGTTACGGCTTCTACCTGCTCAAGGGCAAGCCGGTGTTCCTGTGGAATCTCATTGACTTGAAGCGCGTGAAGTGGGAGGGACCGGAGGCGCTCACAGCCGGCAAGCACACCCTCGAGTTCGATTTCAAATACGACGGCCTCGGCATCGGCACGCTCGCTTACAACAACATGAGCGGTCTTGGCCGTTCCGGCACCGGCACGCTCAAGGTGGACGGCAAGGCGGTCCAAACCATTACCCTGCCGCACACGCTGCCGATGATCCTGCAATGGGATGAAAGCTTCGACATCGGTTCCGACACCCTGACCGGGGTGAACGACGCCGACTACCTGCCGCCGTTCCCGCTGACCGCAAAACTCGATAAGCTGACGATCAAGGTGGACCGTCCAAAACTTACGGAGGAGGACGTCAAGAAGCTCGAAAATGCGGAAGCGATCGCGGTTGACGGCAGTCCGATTCATCATCTGCAGAGCGGGCCGCAATAG